From Oreochromis aureus strain Israel breed Guangdong linkage group 4, ZZ_aureus, whole genome shotgun sequence, a single genomic window includes:
- the tsen54 gene encoding tRNA-splicing endonuclease subunit Sen54 yields the protein MADQNNTDDKGKFYSEILSPSELFAARSRSHKIPVRGQKDFFPDDSDEQKQRLEQSLNEHWSLVSEERVERLGNLVKGEWIPSEQIVELQSPAGKFWQTMGFSANGKQCLLPEEALYLMECGNLQVFYQDLPLSIQDGYEKFLSVNTVSLQQYQVFGHLKRLGYVVLRFDPSSESSSYARQLNLPQSRDRAGRTLKRKRSLSPTPSSTPTATCSRAEAQEECSTEKMEEDKCNEGEEDKKLPEPPEAQSSADEGGGRSWWMTDVLGDSDQDSGHGSKSVSSCWDFSSISFPDLGSTSREHFPGGLAPPDPSLLPGDLKVGFCDVGAWRQKINLRQVKMSANEQKKEKYRRRWDVNKNREVRRCRNWAEYQELMARRKGKREGRPAHLWNREVTPLHDPTQPIATGELLEKISVIKPTHLLEGASRLKDADDWRICFNVYQPDTVADFKKSNPGKPYSRMCVCSFHDPVPDLRAIKLLAYQSGDIPVVIAVVDYGDISFYTFKDFQLPTDVYP from the exons ATGGCGGAtcaaaacaacacagacgatAAAGGGAAGTTCTACAGTGAAATTTTAAG TCCGTCGGAGCTGTTCGCAGCTCGCTCCCGCAGTCACAAAATCCCCGTCAGAGGACAGAAGGACTTCTTCCCCGATGACTCCGACGAGCAGAAGCAGCGACTCGAGCAGAGCCTGAATGAACACTGGAGCCTCGTCTCAGAGGAGAGAGTGGAGAGGCT GGGAAACCTCGTGAAGGGCGAATGGATTCCCAGCGAGCAGATTGTGGAGCTTCAGTCTCCGGCT GGGAAGTTCTGGCAGACAATGGGCTTTTCCGCAAACGGGAAGCAGTGCCTGCTCCCCGAGGAGGCTCTGTACCTGATGGAGTGT GGAAACCTGCAGGTGTTTTATCAGGACCTGCCCCTCTCCATCCAGGACGGGTACGAGAAGTTTCTGTCGGTGAACACTGTGAGCCTTCAGCAATATCAG GTGTTTGGGCATTTGAAGAGGCTCGGCTATGTGGTGCTCAGGTTTGATCCCAG ttcTGAGTCGTCGTCCTATGCGAGGCAGCTCAACCTGCCGCAGTCACGTGATCGAGCAGGGAGGACGCTGAAGAGGAAACGCAGCCTCAGCCCCACCCCTTCCTCCACCCCCACTGCGACGTGCAG CCGTGCTGAAGCTCAAGAGGAATGCTCCACTGAGAAGATGGAGGAGGATAAATGCAATGAAGGCGAGGAAGATAAAAAGCTTCCGGAGCCTCCGGAGGCCCAGAGTTCAGCAGACGAGGGCGGGGGCAGGAGCTGGTGGATGACGGATGTTCTCGGGGACTCGGACCAAGATTCAGGTCATGGCTCCAAATCTGTCTCCTCGTGCTGGGACTTCAGCTCCATCTCTTTCCCTGACCTGGGCTCCACCTCCAGGGAGCACTTCCCCGGTGGCCTGGCCCCTCCAGACCCCTCTCTGCTGCCCGGGGATTTGAAGGTGGGCTTCTGTGACGTTGGCGCCTGGAGGCAGAAAATAAACTTGCGGCAGGTGAAGATGTCAGCCAATGAGCAGAAGAAGGAAAAATACAGGCGGCGGTGGGACGTCAACAAAAACAGAGAG GTACGGCGGTGCAGAAACTGGGCGGAGTATCAGGAGCTGATGGCGAGGCGGAAGGGTAAGCGGGAAGGTCGACCAGCACACCTGTGGAACAGGGAAGTTACTCCGTTACATGACCCGACACAGCCAATCGCCACAG GAGAACTTCTGGAAAAAATCAGCGTGATTAAACCGACTCATTTGCTGGAGGGAGCGTCCAG GTTAAAAGATGCGGATGATTGGAGGATTTGTTTCAATGtttaccagcccgacacggtgGCCGACTTCAAGAAGAGCAACCCGGGGAAACCGTACtcacgcatgtgtgtgtgcag TTTCCATGATCCCGTGCCCGACCTGCGAGCCATCAAGCTGCTGGCCTATCAGAGTGGAGATATCCCAGTGGTCATAGCTGTGGTGGACTATGGAGACATATCCTTCTACACGTTCAAAGACTTCCAGCTCCCGACTGATGTTTACCCCTAa